AAGCCCTAAATTTTCCGGTTTAAATGCTTCATGGGCCTCTACATTTTGAGGATCAACTGTTACACCATGGCTTTGAGGATGGGTACCAAGATAAAAAGCGCCGTAACCGAGAATAATCAAAAATAGTATTAATGCTCCAATACCAAATGTAAGCCATATTTTTTCGAACTTGTGAAAATGCATTTTTTCTCACTCCTTTTTAATCACCTTTCTTATCTCGATAGGAAAATTGCAAATACGACAGCCCAACTAATAATAATAATTAAACCTAAGACTCCAACCGATATTAATGTTCCTTTTAAATCCGGCCCTTTCTCATGATTCGTGCTGGTTTTGCCACTTTGTTTCATCTATTTTATCCTCCCATCCTGTTATCGTTTACTCCTATTTCCATCATACACAAAGTAGAAATAGAAATTAGCGAAAACGGCAACGATTCACAGTTTGTTCAATTACGCTTGTATCGATATACATTAGGACTTTACAAACTTTTAAGTATAAAAAATTTGTGAAATAACTATGAACAAATACCTATTTATCTTGACAATAAACAGGTCTACTGTATGACTTTTGCGTTTTAGGAAATAAAAAAACAGTGATCAATTATTGATCACTGCTTTACTTCTATGTGTTTTGTTTATTTTTTTACAACATTTGCTGCTTGTGGACCACGTTCACCTTCAACAATTTCAAAAGTAACTTCTTGTCCTTCTTCTAATGATTTGAAGCCTTCTTCTTGGATTGCTGAATAATGGACGAATACATCATTTCCTTCTTCCAATTGGATAAAACCATAGCCTTTTTCAGCATTAAACCATTTTACTACTCCGTTTTCCATTTCTATTCCTCCTAAAAATCCCACGTGAAATGCGTGTTAATACAAAGTATAGACTCAGAATATATTAAAAAAGGCAGCTTCTATAGAAGTGTAGGATCATATTGCATCCACTTCTATAGAAGCTGCCTTTTCGTCAATGATTCCGTACATCTTCTTTGCTTGCCCCTAATATAGCCTATTTGTAACCACTCGTCAAGAAATTAACTCTTAAATTCTGCATTTATTAAATCTTTACATTTATCCATTAATCGTTTGTTAATGAAAAAAACAATAGAAAAGGTTAAACTAGAGGAGTGAATAGCGAATAGGAGGATCAATATATGAAAACAGATATAGAAATTGCTCAACAAGCAACATTAAAACCGATTACAGAAATTGCTGAATCAATCAATTTATCTGCAGATGATTACGAACCTTATGGATATACCAAAGCAAAGCTTTCCGATAAATTATTAGAAAAGTGGAAAGACAAGCCAAACGGAAAAATAATTCTCGTAACATCCATTAATCCAACTCCCGCTGGAGAAGGGAAGTCCACCGTTACAGTTGGATTAGGTCAAGCGTTAAATCAATTAGGCGAGAAAACTGTTATTGCTTTACGAGAGCCATCACTTGGCCCTGTTATGGGGTTGAAAGGAGGAGCTGCTGGAGGCGGTTATTCTCAAGTACTTCCCATGGAAGAAATTAATCTTCATTTTACTGGTGATATCCATGCAATTACTAGTGCTAATAACTTGTTATCTGCAGTAATTGATAATCATATTCACCGCGATAACAAATTACAAATTGATCCAAGGAAAGTGGAGTGGAGACGGGTAGTTGATATGAATGATCGTGCGCTAAGACAAGTAATTGTCGGCCTGGGAGGCTCCTCTCAGGGGATACCAAGGGAGGAGGGCTATACCATAACGGCAGCTTCAGAAATTATGGCTATTTTATGTCTTGCAGATAGCATTGAAGATTTGAAATCACGTCTTTCAAAAATAGTCATTGGTTATACATATGATGATTATCCAGTTACAGTGAAGGATCTTGAAGCAGAAGGATCCTTAACATTACTTTTAAAGGATGCATTCAAGCCAAATCTTGTACAAACAATTGAAAATACACCAGCTGTCATCCACGGAGGTCCTTTTGCAAATATTGCACATGGCTGCAATAGCATAATTGCTACAAAAACGGCTGCAAAATTAGGGGATTATGTTATTACAGAAGCTGGTTTTGGAGCAGATTTAGGTGCTGAAAAATTCCTTAATATAAAAACACAAGCCGGTAATTTTCATCCAGATGCAGTTGTTATTGTTGCTACTGTCAGAGCGCTAAAAATGCATGGAGGCGTATCAAAGAAAGATTTAAATACCGAAAACATTGATGCACTGGAAAAAGGGATAGAAAACTTAAATAAACATATTGATACCATTGAACAATTCGGACTTCCATATGTAGTTGCCATTAATAAATTCCCAACTGATACAGCGGCTGAAACGCACTTTATCGAGTCTTGGTGCCATTCCAGAAAAATAGATGTAGCACTCGCAGATGTTTGGGCCAAAGGTGGAGCTGGAGGTTTTGAATTAGCAAAGGAAGTTATGAAGAAAACAATGACCTCTGAAGTTCACTTCACACGAACTTACGAATCTAATGAAATGTTAGAAATGAAAATAAGAAAAATAGCCCAAGCTATCTATGGTGCAGATGACATAGAATTATCATCTAAGGCAAAGAAACAAATTATTTTCTTTGAACAGCAGGGATGGGGCAATCTGCCGGTCTGTATGGCGAAAACACAATATTCCTTATCTGATGACCCAGCATTACTAGGTCGACCTAGCGGCTTTACAATTTCTATACGTGAATTAAAAGCTTCAATAGGGGCTGGTTTTATAGTTGTATTAACTGGTGATGTAATGACAATGCCAGGGCTTCCTAAAACTCCTGCTGCATTACACATGGATTTAGATGTGAACGGGAAAATCAAAGGGTTATCATAATGCAAAAAGAAGAACAACTCAAACATATTAGGGATTATGTATATACATTGTTTCGCGATGATGAAACAGGCCACGACTATTATCATATGGAGCGAGTTGCCCGGATCGCTAAAATGATTGCTGAAGTAGAGCAGGCCAATGAGTTTTTATGTGAAGCGGCTGCATGGTTGCATGATGTTGGAGATGAAAAGCTGTTTCAAAATCCTAAAGATTCTATAAAGAGAACAAATGCTTTTCTAGCCTCGATTTTATTAAAGGAAACCGACATAAATACTATTAATCACATTATTTCCGGGGTCTCCTACAGTAAAGGAGTTGTTGTTCCAGATACATTAGAAGGAAGGATTGTCCAAGATGCTGACCGATTAGACGCGATAGGTGCTATCGGTATTGCTAGAACATTTGCTTATGGTGGTGCCAATCAGCAACTAATGTATCATCCAACAAAAAAGGCGACATCCATTCAGCATTTTGATGATAAGCTTCTAAAGCTAAAAGACTTCATGCATACAAAATCAGCTAAGGAGCTGGCAATAGAGCGCCACCGATTTATGGAATCATTTCTGAAACAATTTTACGAAGAATGGTAAGTGTATTAATTTGACTTTAGATATGCACAAATTTGTGGCACAATATATTTCTAGTAATATGACTTGAAAGAAGATACAATGAATTACTGGATAATAAAAATAATAGCAGCATAGAGAGTTTAGGAGTGATAAATATGCTAAAAAATGAACAAGCCTATTTAGATTTGTGTCAGCATATCCTTAATAACGGCATTAAAAAAGGAGACCGTACAAATACAGGAACATATTCTGTATTCGGCCATCAAATGCGTTTTGACTTAAGTCAGGGGTTTCCACTGTTAACAACTAAAAGAGTACCATTTCGACTTGTAGCCAGTGAACTTCTTTGGTTTATAAAAGGAGATACGAATATACGATATTTACTGGAAAACAATAATAATATCTGGAATGAATGGGCGTTTGAAAAATGGATTAAAAGTGAAAAGTACAAAGGTCCGGATATGACAAATTTCGGAATCCGCAGCCAGCAGGATGAAGGTTTTAATCAGATTTACCAGGAACAGATGAATTTATTTAAGGAAAGGATCTGCCAGGACGATGATTTCGCTAAGGAATTTGGAGATCTTGGCTCTGTTTATGGGAAACAATGGCGGAAATGGAAAACATCTCGTAATGAAACGATTGACCAGCTCAAAGAGGTCATTGAATCGATACGTCATAATCCTAATTCCAGAAGACATATTGTGTCAGCGTGGAATCCAGAGGATCTTCCGGAAATGGCATTACCACCTTGTCACACATTATTCCAATTTTATGTGGCAGATGGCAAGCTTTCTTGCCAGTTGTATCAGCGCAGTGCTGATGTATTCCTTGGCGTTCCATTTAATATAGCAAGCTATGCATTATTGACACATTTAATTGCACATGAATGTGACTTAGATGTTGGCGAATTTGTACACACACTAGGGGACACACATATCTATTCAAACCATGTTGAACAAGTTCAAACACAGCTTAAGCGTAATGTGCGTGAATTGCCCCGTTTAAAAATTAATCAGGAAAAATCGTCTATTTTTGATTTTGAACTTACAGATTTTGAGATTGTGGATTACAATCCACATCCAAGTATTAAAGCACCAATCGCAGTTTAAGCAGTGGAGGGACAGATATGATATCATTATTACTCGCAATGGATCGCAATCATGTTATTGGACTTAACAATGAATTGCCTTGGCATCTTCCTAAGGATTTACGCTTTTTTAAAGAAAAGACAACTGGTAATACTATTATTATGGGAAGAAAAACATACGATTCGATGGGGGGAGCGTTACCCAATCGTGAGAATGTCGTATTAACGAAATCAAAAAATAATTTCCCGAACCATGTTAAGGTAATTGACCAGTTACAGAAAGTAGTTGAATGGAATACGGATAATCCAGATAAAGAGTATTTCATTATTGGCGGCGGCAATATTTTTAACCAAGTAATTGATCTAGCGGATCGAATGTATATAACTTGGATTGATGAAGATTTTGAAGGAGATACATTTTTCCCAAAATTTTCGGACGATGAATGGGAATTAACATCGAAAGTTAAAGGTGAGAGAAACGAAACAAATTCTTATGACTATTATTTCCTGCAGTACGATAGAAAATAGAAGAGCTTGTTTAATAATGGATAAAGATGTAAGATATAGATAGAATTTGCTGTATTCCAAAATCAGCTGATTATAAAATTTAAATTTTAGCATAGAGAAGGTGTACACATGTTAGCAAATATCGGGGTGCCTGGGTTAATATTGATTGTTTTACTTGCATTGATTGTATTCGGTCCTAAGAAACTCCCAGAAATTGGCAAAGCTGCTGGGCAGACGCTACGTGAATTTAAAAACTCTACTCGCCATCTGACAGAAGATGCGAAAGGGGAAATAAATGAAGTAAAGGCAATTGTATATGACGATAGCAAAGAAACTAAATAAATTTCGAGGTGATGCAAAATGTTAGGTAACATTGGAATTCCTGGTTTAATTCTAATCCTTATTGTTGCATTAATCGTGTTTGGACCGTCTAAATTACCTGAAATCGGCAGGGCGTTTGGAAACTCTCTACGTGAATTTAAGAATGCTACACAGGGCATTGTAAGTGATAAAGAAAATAAAAACCAAGATAAAAACAGTTAATAGATTGGTAATGGAGGTGTAGGGACTATTCCTTACATCTTCTTTTGTGCTATACATGGCAGGGAGTGATTTTAATGACAGAAGATCCGCGGCAATTAAATGATGATAAGGATATGAATTTAGTTGGTCACTTATCCGAATTAAGAAATAGGCTCATAATAACGGCTGTTTTCTTCATTATTTTTTTTATTGTTGGGTTTATATTTGTAGAAGATATTTATTCTTTTTTTCGAAAAGATATAGATTTAGAATTAACTGTAATTAGTCCGACTGAAATTGTCTGGATATATTTTTCGATGGCAGGACTTGTTGCAATCGTTGCAACGATTCCAGTTCTTTCCTATGAAATTTGGGCATTTATAAAGCCTGGATTAACACCATATGAGCGCAAAGCTTCTTTATCTTATATTCCAGCTTTATTTTTACTTTTTATTGGCGGATTAGTATTTGGTTATATTGTATTTGTTAAACTGATTATGCCGTTTTTACTTTCATTAAATGATGGTATGTTTAATGTCATGTTTACGGTCGATCGGTATTTCAAATTTTTATTGCGCGTTACACTGCCATTTGCGATGCTATTTGAATTACCGCTGATTACAATGTTCTTAACGACTCTAGGTATCCTTACTCCTGATTTTCTATCTAAAAACAGAAAATATGCCTATTTTATTTTAATTATAATTGGTGTATTAATTACACCACCAGATTTCGTTTTACAACTTGTTGTGGCTGTCCCATTAATCATTTTATATGAAATCAGTATTTATATGTCCAGAATCGTTTATCGAAAGAAGCTACGAAAACATGAAGCATATATGCAAGAAAACAATATTTCGTAATGGGGGATTGAATGCGTTCTTTTTATCATTTCTTATTGACCTATCGTGGAAAAACAAAACCAGACAATAAATCAAGGCTTGCAGACTGGGCTTTTAAAGATCATAATTTTCCTAAACAAGCAACAGATTATAATGAGGTTAGTGATTATTTAGAATGGAACAGCCCCTTTTCAGATGCGGTAAAAGTCTTTGATGAATTGTGGGAGATATATCAATCTGATCACTAGTTAAATTAATATATTTCTTTTTTGGCAGTCCCTAGAAAATTTCTAGGGCTTTTTCCTTTTAAAAATTAAACAAACGTTTGATCAATTATTAAAAATATGCTGCAGGAATGGATAAGATGCGTGAATATCTTGCAATTTATGACATGTTTTTTGTAATTAGTGTAATAAATAATAGTGATTTTTGTTAATTCATGCGGTTTCCCAGGAAATATTATGCGAGAAGATATATTGCCTACACATGTTATGGTTGCTATACGTAAACTAATCACAGAGGATTTTATGTTGAAAGGGGAAAGCCTATGTTACTTCCATCAAGACAACAAAGACAGTTTAATCGGCCATTCATGCAAAGATCATTACCACGCAGTATTCATCCTAGCCAAATGAAACCAAGTAATATTCAAGGAAATGGAGTTATGAACGGTATTTCAAAGACGCTGGACGGGGTGCAGCAGGTTTTAAACATGGTTCAGACAAGTGCCCCGATTGTACAGGAATATGGACCGATGATAAAAAATCTTCCAGCAATGTATCGAATGATAAAGGTTTTTAAGGAATTAGAAGCAAGCGATAGCAAGGAAAATGCTGAAGAGACATCCAATCTTAAGACTAAGCCAACTGAAAATGAACCAACCGTTTCACCAAAAAAGGTGACAAAAACGACTGCCAGACGTTCTTCTGCAAATGATGTTCCAAAACCCAAACTATTCATATAAGATTTTAAGTCGCTCCACTTGATTTTTCTCCATAAAAAAGGAAAAATAAAGATAGGCTATTCCATTCGGATAATCTGACAAAATAGATTTCTCAATCGAACAGACAAGGGTTTAATAATAGCGAATAAATATAGTGGAGGAATTTACATGTCTACAAATTTAGAGTTAGCTACATTTGCAGGTGGATGTTTCTGGTGTATGGTAGAACCTTTCGATCAACGTCCTGGGATCGAAAGCGTAATTTCTGGTTATACCGGAGGACGTGTTGAAAACCCAACATATGAACAGGTGTGCACGAATACTACAGGTCATGTAGAAGCAGTACAAATAACCTTTAATCCAGATTATATGCCCTATGAGGAGCTAGTAAACACATTCTGGCAGCAAATCGATCCAACTGATGCAGGAGGTCAATTTAATGATAGGGGAGAGTCCTATCAAACAGCAATCTTCTATCATAACGAATCACAAAAGCAGATTGCAGAGAAATCAAAGCAAAAATTAGAAGCAAGTGGAAAATTCACTAAACCGATTGCTACGCAAATTCTTCCTGCTAAACCTTTCTACCGTGCAGAGGATAGTCATCAGGATTATTACAAAAAACAATCATTCCATTACCGGTTATATAAAAAGGGATCAGGCAGAGAAGATTTTATCAAAGATAATTGGCAGGAGAAGTACGATAAAACAGAGTTAAAGAAAAAATTAACGCCAATCCAGTACCATGTTACACAGGAGAATGGGACTGAACGCCCTTTTCAAAATGAATACTGGGCTAATAACAAGGAAGGCATTTATGTTGATCTTGTTTCTGGAAAACCTCTTTTTTCCTCACTGGATCAATATGATGCTGGCTGTGGCTGGCCAAGCTTTACAAAGCCGATCGATGCGTATCAATTAAAAGAAAAGATAGATAATACACATGGAATGATTCGCACGGAGATCAGGAGTAACAGTTCAGATTCTCATTTAGGACATGTATTTGAGGATGGCCCAACGGAAGCAGGGGGATTACGTTATTGTATGAATTCTGCTGCAATGCATTTTATTCCGAAAGAAGAAATGGCTGATAAAGGCTATGGAGAATATTTATATCTTTTTGATTAACCATAAAAATATTATGTAAACTAGAAAGCGGGAATTGATTATGATTCATTTAAATTGGGAAAATAGAGAAACAATGAAACAAATTGAGTGTGTTCATGCGGATGCTAAAAAATTTATTGTGCATCATAAGCTTACACCAGGGAAAATTTATGACGTAAAAAATGAAACGGATGAATTTTACTTTATCATTGATAACAGTAATCGGATGGCAGGCTTTAAAAAGGATTATTTTATAGGGGTAAAGAATTAAAAAATAACAGGTGTCTTCCTGTTATTTTTTTGTTCATTATATTTTCATTAAATTTTAGAATATATTGTTTTCTATTTCACCATTTGATGCTATAATTTATCTACTTATTTGCAACCTTGCCAAGCATGGAAGAATTAATAGTGAACCATACGAACTCAGGAGGATTGATCAAACATGAAAAAAATTTATTTTGTTAGGCATTGTTCCGCTCACGGTCAACATAAAGATTCTCCATTAACTAATGAAGGAATTAAACAAGCAAGAGAGCTGGCCGTATATTTTAATGAGCTGCCGATCACGTTTGATCTTATTCTTACCAGTCCTTATTTAAGAGCTATTGAAAGTATTAAGCCATTTGCAGAATTAACTGGTTCAACGATTGAGATTGATGAACGTTTAAAAGAACGTATTCTAAGCGATGAACCTGTTGAAGATTGGATGGACGGGCTGGAACAATCATTTTTGAATGAAGATTTTGCATTGCCAGGTGGGGAGTCTGCTAGAAATCTATTACATCGATGTAATGGTGTTTTAAAGCCTCTTTTTAAAGATCCTTCTATTAAACATGCAATTATTGTCAGTCATGGTAATTTATTATCACATGTTTTTCATCAGTTTGACGAACGCTTTGGCTTCAATCAATGGAAAGAATTAAGAAATCCAGATATCTATTTGTTACAGCTTGATGGTTCTAACAGTAAGCTGGACTGCGTTTGGAAGCTGAATGAATTATAAATATAAATTTGCGAGCATTATTCCTAAGCTATCTTCATAAATTTCCTGAAATTGTTCGATTGGCAATGGATTGACACCTTCTCCAAGCTCTACTGTAAAGCCTGGCCTGCGAAACTCTTGAATAAACCAATCTTTGTAGCCGGCATAGCTATCAACATATTGAATGGGTGTATAGCCACTGACTCTTTCATATTCATCCACAATTTCTGCTGATTCGGGTGGCTCCAATCCTTCAAATCCCCAAAAAATAACTTTGCCCTGTGTATGAAAAGCATTCATTCTTATAAAGTTCCTATCCTCAGCTAAATTTGCCATTGCAATTGCTTCTGGTTCTGTTAATGGAGCTGTTCCCGGAAAATCCCTAGGCTGTGGAGTTGTTGGTTTTCTTTCTGCCTCAATTTCCCATAAAGCAGGAAATTGATTATTTAAATCTACCCCATTAATATTTGCTTTCCAACCTGAAAAATCTTCATTTTGCTGATTAATTGCTAAAACGGATTCACTAAAATCTCCGGCTGCAGACGCACCGTTAATTACGATATTTACTCCATCTGGGTTTACCATTGGCACAACTGATAGCTGTTTTGCTTGATACATTGGTAATGTTGCAAACTCTCTAATGGGAAGCCCATTTGTAAGCGACAAAGCATATTCATTAACAAATCGCATGATAATTGGAGTAGTAATCCATTCATTTGCATGAAACGACCCATTTAGGTTAACTTCAGTTGGACCAGCACCAATTTGCAGTTCCGTAATATTTTTTCCCATTACGGAGTTGCCGATGGTTCTTTGCATAATAAATGGGTAAATGGAAAGTAGTTCATTTATGTCGGCTACCATTTTTTCATACGTGTAATTTGTTATATCGTCAATTACAAATTCCGTTACTCTATGGGGCATATAAATAGATTGGCCAACCTGTAGCTGTGAATGACTAATCAGCGGGTTTAATAATTCTATCATATCTAACGGTATGTTATTCTCAATTGCTAGTGACCAAAATGTATCATTTGCTTTAATTGTATAATTTTCTCGTGTATAGCCAGGTATTTTAATTTCTTGCTCAACCTGAAGTTGTAAGGCATTTATTCCAGGATTAGACGTTTCGATTAAGATTATCGGAAGATTAAATAATTGGCTGTAGTACCAAAGCGAATCACCTGAACGTACAGTAATTTCCATTACTTTTCTCCTTTCCATTATGAATATTACATCATATGTTGCATGAAAAGAATGATGAATCTTTTATTTTTTTAAGATAATGCGTTATAATAGTTAAATACATGTAATATTTCATCATTGGGTACGAAGGAGGAGATTTGATTTGGCTTTTGTTATTACATCACCATGCAAAACGGAAAAAGCAGGAGAGTGTGTTGAAGTATGTCCTGTTGATTGTATAGAAGAAGGCGAAGATATGTTTTACATTGACCCTGATATTTGCATCGATTGCGGAGCATGCGAGGCCGTTTGTCCGGTAGAAGCAATTTTTATCGAAGACGAAGTTCCTGAAGAGGAAACTCCATATATTGCATTAAACCGCTCATTTTTTGAAGGCAGATAATAGAGCAAAAAGCCGCTTACTATTAAGGTAGGCGGCTTTTTTAATTATAATACTATAATAATCGAGCTGCTTATATACAATGTTGGATAATAGCGCACATAAATTTCGCTGGATTGGTAATAATGAAGCTATCTAAACAGATAGGAGAGAGGCAGATTGGTTAAACCATCATTACCACAATTTCCCGAACCTATATGGCGTGAAAATTTAGCATTACCGACATTTCCAAAATTAAATGAATCCATTAAAACAGATGTAGCCATTATTGGAGGAGGTATCACAGGAATAACTGCAGCATATTTACTATCAAAACAGAATCTTAAAGTTGCATTACTTGACGCAGGATCAATTTTAAATGGGACTACTGGCCATACTACTGCAAAAATAACAGCACAGCATGGTCTGATTTATGATGAATTAATTCAACATTTTGGCTTGGAAAAAGCTTCCCTTTATTATCACGCAGCTGAAGAAGCAAAACAGTTTATTGAAGAGGTAGTCAGGAAGAAAGGGATAGAATGCAGTCTTCTTACAGAGGATGCTTATCTGTACACAAACGACAACACGTATTTGGAAAAATTGGAAAAAGAAAAGAGTGCTTATGACAAAATAAAAATAAGCAGTAAATTAATGAATACAATACCACTTAATATTCCAGTAAAAGCTGCTCTCGTTATGCAG
This region of Oceanobacillus sp. FSL K6-2867 genomic DNA includes:
- a CDS encoding HD domain-containing protein translates to MQKEEQLKHIRDYVYTLFRDDETGHDYYHMERVARIAKMIAEVEQANEFLCEAAAWLHDVGDEKLFQNPKDSIKRTNAFLASILLKETDINTINHIISGVSYSKGVVVPDTLEGRIVQDADRLDAIGAIGIARTFAYGGANQQLMYHPTKKATSIQHFDDKLLKLKDFMHTKSAKELAIERHRFMESFLKQFYEEW
- a CDS encoding cytochrome c oxidase subunit 2A encodes the protein MKQSGKTSTNHEKGPDLKGTLISVGVLGLIIIISWAVVFAIFLSR
- a CDS encoding DUF6501 family protein, which codes for MIHLNWENRETMKQIECVHADAKKFIVHHKLTPGKIYDVKNETDEFYFIIDNSNRMAGFKKDYFIGVKN
- the vrrA gene encoding VrrA/YqfQ family protein yields the protein MLLPSRQQRQFNRPFMQRSLPRSIHPSQMKPSNIQGNGVMNGISKTLDGVQQVLNMVQTSAPIVQEYGPMIKNLPAMYRMIKVFKELEASDSKENAEETSNLKTKPTENEPTVSPKKVTKTTARRSSANDVPKPKLFI
- the tatA gene encoding twin-arginine translocase TatA/TatE family subunit, which translates into the protein MLANIGVPGLILIVLLALIVFGPKKLPEIGKAAGQTLREFKNSTRHLTEDAKGEINEVKAIVYDDSKETK
- a CDS encoding YozE family protein, with amino-acid sequence MRSFYHFLLTYRGKTKPDNKSRLADWAFKDHNFPKQATDYNEVSDYLEWNSPFSDAVKVFDELWEIYQSDH
- a CDS encoding dihydrofolate reductase; the encoded protein is MISLLLAMDRNHVIGLNNELPWHLPKDLRFFKEKTTGNTIIMGRKTYDSMGGALPNRENVVLTKSKNNFPNHVKVIDQLQKVVEWNTDNPDKEYFIIGGGNIFNQVIDLADRMYITWIDEDFEGDTFFPKFSDDEWELTSKVKGERNETNSYDYYFLQYDRK
- a CDS encoding ferredoxin family protein → MAFVITSPCKTEKAGECVEVCPVDCIEEGEDMFYIDPDICIDCGACEAVCPVEAIFIEDEVPEEETPYIALNRSFFEGR
- the tatC gene encoding twin-arginine translocase subunit TatC, whose amino-acid sequence is MTEDPRQLNDDKDMNLVGHLSELRNRLIITAVFFIIFFIVGFIFVEDIYSFFRKDIDLELTVISPTEIVWIYFSMAGLVAIVATIPVLSYEIWAFIKPGLTPYERKASLSYIPALFLLFIGGLVFGYIVFVKLIMPFLLSLNDGMFNVMFTVDRYFKFLLRVTLPFAMLFELPLITMFLTTLGILTPDFLSKNRKYAYFILIIIGVLITPPDFVLQLVVAVPLIILYEISIYMSRIVYRKKLRKHEAYMQENNIS
- the msrA gene encoding peptide-methionine (S)-S-oxide reductase MsrA; the encoded protein is MSTNLELATFAGGCFWCMVEPFDQRPGIESVISGYTGGRVENPTYEQVCTNTTGHVEAVQITFNPDYMPYEELVNTFWQQIDPTDAGGQFNDRGESYQTAIFYHNESQKQIAEKSKQKLEASGKFTKPIATQILPAKPFYRAEDSHQDYYKKQSFHYRLYKKGSGREDFIKDNWQEKYDKTELKKKLTPIQYHVTQENGTERPFQNEYWANNKEGIYVDLVSGKPLFSSLDQYDAGCGWPSFTKPIDAYQLKEKIDNTHGMIRTEIRSNSSDSHLGHVFEDGPTEAGGLRYCMNSAAMHFIPKEEMADKGYGEYLYLFD
- a CDS encoding cold-shock protein, whose protein sequence is MENGVVKWFNAEKGYGFIQLEEGNDVFVHYSAIQEEGFKSLEEGQEVTFEIVEGERGPQAANVVKK
- a CDS encoding thymidylate synthase, whose amino-acid sequence is MLKNEQAYLDLCQHILNNGIKKGDRTNTGTYSVFGHQMRFDLSQGFPLLTTKRVPFRLVASELLWFIKGDTNIRYLLENNNNIWNEWAFEKWIKSEKYKGPDMTNFGIRSQQDEGFNQIYQEQMNLFKERICQDDDFAKEFGDLGSVYGKQWRKWKTSRNETIDQLKEVIESIRHNPNSRRHIVSAWNPEDLPEMALPPCHTLFQFYVADGKLSCQLYQRSADVFLGVPFNIASYALLTHLIAHECDLDVGEFVHTLGDTHIYSNHVEQVQTQLKRNVRELPRLKINQEKSSIFDFELTDFEIVDYNPHPSIKAPIAV
- a CDS encoding histidine phosphatase family protein, which translates into the protein MKKIYFVRHCSAHGQHKDSPLTNEGIKQARELAVYFNELPITFDLILTSPYLRAIESIKPFAELTGSTIEIDERLKERILSDEPVEDWMDGLEQSFLNEDFALPGGESARNLLHRCNGVLKPLFKDPSIKHAIIVSHGNLLSHVFHQFDERFGFNQWKELRNPDIYLLQLDGSNSKLDCVWKLNEL
- a CDS encoding formate--tetrahydrofolate ligase; amino-acid sequence: MKTDIEIAQQATLKPITEIAESINLSADDYEPYGYTKAKLSDKLLEKWKDKPNGKIILVTSINPTPAGEGKSTVTVGLGQALNQLGEKTVIALREPSLGPVMGLKGGAAGGGYSQVLPMEEINLHFTGDIHAITSANNLLSAVIDNHIHRDNKLQIDPRKVEWRRVVDMNDRALRQVIVGLGGSSQGIPREEGYTITAASEIMAILCLADSIEDLKSRLSKIVIGYTYDDYPVTVKDLEAEGSLTLLLKDAFKPNLVQTIENTPAVIHGGPFANIAHGCNSIIATKTAAKLGDYVITEAGFGADLGAEKFLNIKTQAGNFHPDAVVIVATVRALKMHGGVSKKDLNTENIDALEKGIENLNKHIDTIEQFGLPYVVAINKFPTDTAAETHFIESWCHSRKIDVALADVWAKGGAGGFELAKEVMKKTMTSEVHFTRTYESNEMLEMKIRKIAQAIYGADDIELSSKAKKQIIFFEQQGWGNLPVCMAKTQYSLSDDPALLGRPSGFTISIRELKASIGAGFIVVLTGDVMTMPGLPKTPAALHMDLDVNGKIKGLS
- a CDS encoding M14 family metallopeptidase encodes the protein MEITVRSGDSLWYYSQLFNLPIILIETSNPGINALQLQVEQEIKIPGYTRENYTIKANDTFWSLAIENNIPLDMIELLNPLISHSQLQVGQSIYMPHRVTEFVIDDITNYTYEKMVADINELLSIYPFIMQRTIGNSVMGKNITELQIGAGPTEVNLNGSFHANEWITTPIIMRFVNEYALSLTNGLPIREFATLPMYQAKQLSVVPMVNPDGVNIVINGASAAGDFSESVLAINQQNEDFSGWKANINGVDLNNQFPALWEIEAERKPTTPQPRDFPGTAPLTEPEAIAMANLAEDRNFIRMNAFHTQGKVIFWGFEGLEPPESAEIVDEYERVSGYTPIQYVDSYAGYKDWFIQEFRRPGFTVELGEGVNPLPIEQFQEIYEDSLGIMLANLYL
- the tatA gene encoding twin-arginine translocase TatA/TatE family subunit yields the protein MLGNIGIPGLILILIVALIVFGPSKLPEIGRAFGNSLREFKNATQGIVSDKENKNQDKNS